A DNA window from Gemmatimonadaceae bacterium contains the following coding sequences:
- a CDS encoding cysteine synthase A, whose amino-acid sequence MTTTSASTSIPAASIASQRNRLPYDDVLQTIGWTPLIRLNRVTHGIATPVYGKAEFFNPGGSVKDRIGLPIIERAEREGKLKPGGTVVEGTSGNTGIGLAIAAALKGYQCIFTMPDKMSQEKVRLLKAFGAEVIVTPTAVPPDHPDNYVMMAKRIASELPNAILANQFYNDANPQAHYETTGPELWEQTAGRITHFVASAGTGGTLTGTGRYLKEKNPAIRIIAGDPAGSILAEYWRSKGKNHIEGSPYKVEGIGQDKVPGTLDLDLIDDYRTVSDRDAFAMARRLTREEGLFVGGSSGLIAHVALQVAREVNDPHALVVTFLCDTGERYLSKLYNDDWMRENQLLAPDRVRIADLLGAKPDHGPTVVSVGTGATVRQALRLMNLHDVSQLPVIDGNNCVGSVSEGVVSAKALENTKLLDATVGDVMDAPFPLVESGQSLDSVVKLLTKSNPAVLVRTQERIAGIVTRSDVLQFLMAR is encoded by the coding sequence ATGACCACTACCTCCGCGTCCACCTCGATCCCGGCGGCCTCGATCGCAAGCCAGCGCAACCGGCTGCCTTACGACGACGTCCTGCAAACCATTGGATGGACGCCGCTCATCCGGCTCAACCGGGTGACGCACGGCATCGCGACGCCCGTCTACGGCAAGGCCGAGTTTTTCAATCCGGGCGGCAGCGTGAAAGATCGCATCGGCCTGCCGATCATCGAACGGGCCGAGCGGGAAGGGAAACTCAAGCCCGGCGGCACCGTGGTCGAAGGCACGAGCGGAAACACGGGCATCGGGCTCGCGATCGCCGCGGCGCTCAAGGGATACCAGTGCATCTTCACGATGCCCGACAAGATGTCGCAGGAAAAAGTGCGGCTGCTCAAGGCGTTCGGCGCCGAAGTGATCGTCACGCCCACCGCGGTGCCGCCCGACCACCCGGACAACTACGTGATGATGGCCAAGCGCATCGCGTCCGAGCTGCCTAACGCAATCCTGGCCAATCAATTCTACAACGACGCGAATCCGCAGGCGCACTACGAAACGACCGGCCCGGAGCTCTGGGAGCAGACGGCCGGCCGCATCACGCATTTCGTCGCGTCCGCGGGCACGGGCGGCACCCTCACCGGTACAGGCCGCTACCTGAAAGAGAAGAACCCGGCTATTCGCATCATCGCCGGCGATCCCGCCGGCTCGATTCTCGCCGAGTACTGGCGGAGCAAGGGCAAGAACCACATCGAAGGATCGCCGTACAAGGTGGAAGGCATCGGTCAGGACAAAGTACCGGGCACTCTGGACTTGGACCTCATCGACGACTACCGCACCGTGAGCGATCGCGACGCGTTCGCGATGGCGCGTCGACTGACCCGCGAAGAGGGCTTGTTCGTGGGCGGATCGTCCGGGCTCATCGCGCACGTCGCGCTGCAGGTGGCACGCGAGGTGAACGACCCGCATGCGTTGGTGGTGACCTTCCTGTGCGACACGGGCGAGCGATATCTGTCCAAGCTCTACAACGATGACTGGATGCGCGAGAACCAGCTGCTCGCTCCCGATCGCGTACGCATCGCCGATCTCCTCGGGGCCAAGCCGGACCACGGGCCAACCGTGGTGTCGGTGGGAACAGGCGCCACCGTGCGCCAGGCGCTGCGCCTCATGAATCTGCACGACGTCTCGCAGCTCCCGGTGATCGACGGCAACAACTGCGTCGGCTCGGTGAGTGAGGGCGTCGTGTCGGCCAAGGCGCTCGAGAACACGAAGCTCCTGGATGCGACGGTGGGCGATGTGATGGACGCGCCGTTTCCGTTAGTCGAGTCCGGCCAGTCGCTCGACAGTGTGGTGAAGCTGCTCACGAAGTCCAACCCGGCGGTGCTCGTGCGCACCCAGGAGCGCATCGCGGGCATCGTGACGCGATCCGACGTTCTGCAATTCCTCATGGCGCGATGA
- a CDS encoding TonB family protein: MHVTRTAARCLDHSASGSRARRAATGAVLATLLVAGAGCIDRDTAQKAIESVQESAGVRPDSMPVMLNDKSPFLYPASLYKQRVQANVTLRIRIDSTGRVAPESTTVVESSGYPALDSAAVSGSQSLRFRPAMLHGQPMSISILLPVFFRRPDMPPLPGDTVLHDTAHSAQHRSP; encoded by the coding sequence ATGCACGTCACGCGGACCGCGGCTCGCTGCCTCGACCATTCTGCCTCTGGTTCTCGCGCGCGACGCGCCGCCACGGGCGCGGTGCTTGCGACGCTCCTCGTCGCCGGCGCCGGCTGCATCGATCGTGACACGGCGCAGAAGGCGATCGAGAGCGTGCAGGAATCGGCAGGCGTGCGGCCCGACAGCATGCCGGTGATGCTCAACGACAAGTCACCGTTCCTTTACCCGGCATCGCTCTACAAACAGCGCGTGCAGGCCAACGTGACGTTGCGTATTCGCATCGATTCCACCGGCAGGGTGGCGCCGGAGTCCACGACCGTCGTCGAGTCGTCGGGATATCCGGCGCTCGACTCGGCTGCTGTGAGCGGCTCGCAATCGCTGCGCTTCCGACCGGCAATGCTGCATGGCCAGCCGATGAGCATCTCGATTCTTCTGCCCGTGTTCTTCCGCCGGCCGGACATGCCGCCGCTCCCCGGCGACACCGTGCTGCACGACACGGCGCATTCCGCCCAACACCGTTCGCCATGA
- a CDS encoding D-alanine--D-alanine ligase, translating to MKITVLLGGTSAERDVSLASGLRIARTLRDGGHDVTSLDPARGVIDEGEERAMENAGVMKPAPPSLSSLEQMTRTSLSPSLGALPAVRKADVVFLALHGGFGEDGTVQALLDMVGVRYTGSGHLASALAMDKDLSKVLFRAAGVPTADWLLVSQASCSRPKAEQVEKKLGWPVIVKPSKQGSTVGLSLVRTGADLAPAVTEALQYDDEVMIERFVPGRELTVSVLGDQALPVGEIFPRHEIYDYECKYTPGMAREEFPAKLSASETAEVQRLALAAFCALKLDGYARIDFRMTDRGEFFCLEANTLPGMTPLSLLPQAAAAMGLDFGALCERIVQLAVTKASPASGGRDDT from the coding sequence ATGAAGATCACGGTGCTGTTGGGTGGAACGTCGGCGGAGCGCGATGTGTCACTGGCCTCAGGGCTTCGCATTGCGCGGACGTTGCGAGACGGGGGACACGACGTCACGTCGCTCGATCCGGCGCGGGGCGTGATCGACGAGGGCGAAGAACGCGCGATGGAGAATGCCGGAGTGATGAAACCGGCGCCCCCATCGCTGTCTTCACTCGAGCAGATGACGCGGACGTCGCTCTCGCCCTCACTCGGCGCGCTGCCCGCGGTGCGCAAGGCCGACGTCGTCTTTCTCGCCTTGCACGGCGGTTTCGGCGAAGACGGAACGGTGCAGGCGCTGCTCGACATGGTCGGCGTTCGCTATACGGGAAGCGGTCACCTGGCGAGCGCGCTCGCGATGGACAAGGATCTGTCAAAGGTGTTGTTTCGCGCGGCCGGCGTGCCCACGGCGGACTGGCTGCTCGTTAGCCAAGCGTCCTGTTCTCGTCCAAAGGCCGAGCAGGTCGAGAAGAAGTTGGGCTGGCCGGTGATCGTGAAGCCGTCGAAGCAAGGGTCGACGGTTGGTCTTTCGTTGGTTCGTACTGGAGCTGATCTCGCGCCGGCGGTGACCGAGGCGCTGCAGTACGATGACGAGGTAATGATCGAGCGATTTGTTCCGGGAAGAGAACTGACGGTGAGCGTGCTCGGCGACCAGGCGCTGCCGGTGGGCGAAATTTTCCCGCGTCACGAGATCTACGATTACGAGTGCAAATACACGCCTGGCATGGCGCGCGAGGAGTTCCCGGCCAAGCTCTCGGCAAGCGAGACGGCGGAAGTTCAACGGCTGGCGCTGGCTGCATTCTGCGCGCTCAAGCTTGACGGCTACGCGCGCATCGACTTCCGTATGACGGACCGCGGTGAATTTTTCTGTCTCGAGGCGAACACACTGCCTGGGATGACACCATTGAGCTTGCTGCCTCAGGCCGCGGCGGCGATGGGACTCGATTTCGGTGCGCTGTGTGAGCGCATCGTGCAACTCGCGGTGACGAAAGCATCGCCGGCGAGCGGGGGGAGAGACGACACGTGA
- a CDS encoding rhomboid family intramembrane serine protease: MSFTSVDEQEAPRLTPAVQWLIALNVAVFFIQLTLVGQADVQRALAFEVRDLTTRPWTIVTYMFVHAGFWHLALNMWMLWMFGPRVERAWNARSFTFFYVLCGLGGWLFHLMIARDGQYLLGASAAIFGVMLAYAMRWPDEEVTLFPFVFISIKVRWYVVLLVGLTLVQGMVSLNGGDTGVAYMAHLGGLFVGYLYLRVAAAHNGAAGGTSGIDRLRQRMSQVPDINDETPRAIPRAQPRSRERTNEVDDIVARSNALMAKRETLGPSLASKVGKKKTEELDLVLDKISERGISSLTHDERRLLEEMSKRLRND, translated from the coding sequence ATGTCCTTCACGAGCGTCGACGAACAGGAAGCCCCGCGCCTTACTCCGGCCGTCCAGTGGCTGATCGCGCTCAACGTCGCGGTCTTTTTCATCCAACTGACGCTGGTGGGGCAGGCGGATGTACAGCGGGCGCTCGCGTTCGAAGTGCGCGACCTCACGACGCGTCCGTGGACGATCGTCACCTACATGTTCGTGCACGCGGGCTTCTGGCATCTCGCGCTCAACATGTGGATGCTGTGGATGTTCGGCCCGCGCGTGGAGCGCGCATGGAATGCCCGGAGCTTCACGTTCTTCTACGTGTTGTGCGGGTTAGGCGGATGGCTGTTCCACCTGATGATTGCGCGCGATGGCCAGTATCTGCTCGGCGCATCGGCGGCGATCTTCGGCGTGATGCTCGCCTATGCGATGCGTTGGCCGGACGAGGAAGTGACGCTCTTCCCGTTCGTGTTCATCTCGATCAAGGTGCGTTGGTACGTCGTGCTGCTGGTCGGGCTCACGCTGGTGCAGGGCATGGTGTCGCTGAACGGCGGTGACACCGGCGTGGCGTACATGGCGCACCTGGGCGGATTGTTCGTGGGCTATCTCTACCTGCGCGTCGCCGCGGCGCACAACGGTGCGGCTGGCGGCACGAGCGGCATCGACCGGCTTCGCCAACGGATGTCGCAGGTGCCGGACATCAACGACGAGACGCCGCGCGCGATACCGCGCGCTCAGCCGCGCTCGCGCGAGCGGACGAACGAAGTGGATGACATCGTGGCGCGCAGCAACGCGCTCATGGCCAAGCGCGAGACGCTGGGTCCATCGCTCGCCAGCAAAGTGGGCAAGAAGAAGACGGAGGAGCTCGATCTCGTGCTCGACAAGATTTCCGAGCGCGGCATCAGCAGCCTGACGCACGATGAGCGGCGGCTGCTCGAGGAGATGTCGAAGCGGTTGCGGAACGACTGA
- the queF gene encoding preQ(1) synthase → MPRPELLEAFPNPHIGRTYEIHLECPEFTSLCPVGGIESDAAELSLLQGGAPDFGTIRITYVPAEKCIELKSLKLYLWSFRNDGIFYERAVNRILDDLAACASPSFMEVVGDFNVRGGIKSVVTARYGSR, encoded by the coding sequence ATGCCGCGCCCAGAGCTGCTCGAAGCCTTTCCCAATCCGCATATCGGCCGCACTTACGAGATTCATCTCGAGTGCCCGGAGTTCACATCGCTCTGTCCTGTGGGCGGCATCGAGAGTGACGCCGCGGAGTTGTCGCTGTTGCAAGGCGGCGCTCCGGATTTCGGCACGATCCGGATCACGTACGTGCCCGCGGAAAAGTGCATCGAGCTCAAGAGTCTCAAGTTGTATCTCTGGAGCTTCCGCAACGACGGAATTTTTTACGAGCGAGCGGTGAATCGCATCCTCGACGATCTCGCCGCGTGCGCATCGCCCAGCTTCATGGAGGTCGTGGGCGACTTCAACGTCCGCGGCGGGATCAAGTCGGTGGTAACGGCTCGGTACGGGAGCCGGTAG